In one window of Synechococcales cyanobacterium T60_A2020_003 DNA:
- a CDS encoding thioredoxin family protein yields MAIAVDETNFPQEVLQSQTPVLVNFWAPWCGLCRVMSPLLNRLQADFPGQVKLVDINADDNLKLANTYRLTNLPTLLLFDGGQVVRRLEDFRTRDELRTALVSLQDVIDTTLATTAR; encoded by the coding sequence ATGGCGATAGCTGTGGATGAGACAAATTTTCCCCAAGAAGTTCTGCAATCTCAAACGCCTGTACTCGTTAATTTTTGGGCACCGTGGTGTGGGTTGTGTCGTGTGATGAGCCCCTTATTGAATCGATTACAAGCGGATTTTCCGGGGCAGGTCAAGCTCGTGGATATTAACGCTGATGACAATCTAAAGCTAGCCAATACCTACCGATTAACCAATTTGCCAACCCTACTATTGTTCGATGGTGGGCAAGTTGTACGTAGACTGGAAGATTTTCGAACTCGCGATGAGTTAAGAACCGCCCTAGTAAGCCTGCAAGATGTCATTGATACCACACTGGCAACAACAGCCCGTTAA